The Triticum dicoccoides isolate Atlit2015 ecotype Zavitan chromosome 6A, WEW_v2.0, whole genome shotgun sequence genome has a window encoding:
- the LOC119318565 gene encoding protein KINESIN LIGHT CHAIN-RELATED 1-like, with amino-acid sequence MALRRAASLVLRQRLRTLGPAPAPKPLNPLLPHPRRHYSPRPPPALPASARVLAEAAEEAFEAASTTTDLFAAFSRLENAVSPTDKRLALACLKLGQHLDSSASADPSRILELALRSVGILEAGGARSSGASSDSDAVSLAMALHLAGSASLDLNRFHDALSFLSRSLRLLTPLLPSKDAAVGDEGGDSDAEGFDVRPVAHAVRLQLANVKTALGRREEALADLRASVELKESILPPGSRELGAAYRDLAEAHASVLDFKQALPFCQKALELHESMLGKNSVELAHDRRLLGVIYTGLEQHEQALEQNEMSQKVMKKWGVAGADLIHAEIDAANIKIAMGKFDEAVRVLKDVAKKVEKDSDARALVFISMAKALANQEKVGDTKRCLQIACDILEKKEVSEPDKVAEAYLEVSSLYEMVNEFDKAISLMKRSLGMLERIPQSQHLEGNVAAKIGWLLLLTGKVTESIPYLEDAVERMKESFGPKHYGVGYVYNNLGAAYMEMDRPQSAAQMFALAKEVMDVSLGPHHSDTIETCQSLANAYNTMGSYALAMEFQKRVIDSWRNHGPSGADELREAIRLYEQIKIKALAFMSPGVEAIALPEPQEQEVDSDPAKIAQQ; translated from the exons atggcgctACGCAGAGCGGCCTCCCTCGTCCTCAGGCAGCGCCTCCGGACCCTCGGCCCCGCCCCCGCGCCCAAGCCCCTAAACCCTCTGCTCCCGCATCCCCGCCGCCACTACTCCCCGCGGCCGCCGCCCGCGCTCCCCGCGTCCGCCCGCGTCCTCGCGGAGGCGGCCGAGGAAGCGTTCGAGGCGGCCTCCACCACCACCGACCTCTTCGCCGCCTTCTCCCGCCTCGAGAACGCCGTCTCGCCCACCGACAAGCGGCTCGCCCTCGCCTGCCTCAAGCTCGGCCAGCACCTCGACTCCTCGGCCTCCGCCGACCCCTCCCGCATCCTCGAGCTCGCGCTCCGCTCCGTCGGGATCCTCGAGGCCGGGGGCGCCAGGTCCTCCGGGGCGTCGTCGGACTCCGACGCCGTCTCGCTCGCCATGGCCCTCCACCTCGCCGGCTCCGCCTCCCTCGACCTCAACCGCTTCCACGACGCGCTCTCCTTCCTCTCCCGCTCCCTCCGCCTCCTCACCCCGCTTCTCCCGTCTAAAGATGCCGCCGTTGGGGATGAGGGCGGCGACTCCGACGCCGAAGGGTTCGACGTGAGGCCCGTGGCGCACGCGGTGCGGCTGCAGCTCGCCAACGTGAAGACGGCGCTGGGGAGGCGGGAGGAGGCGCTCGCCGACCTGCGCGCCAGCGTGGAGCTCAAGGAGTCGATCCTGCCGCCGGGCAGCCGGGAGCTCGGCGCGGCCTACCGGGACCTCGCGGAGGCGCACGCCTCCGTGCTTGACTTCAAGCAGGCGCTGCCCTTCTGCCAGAAGGCGCTGGAGCTGCACGAGTCGATGCTGGGCAAGAACTCGGTGGAGCTCGCGCATGACAGGCGGCTGCTCGGTGTGATATACACTGGCCTGGAGCAGCACGAACAGGCGCTTGAGCAGAATGAGATGTCCCAGAAAGTGATGAAGAAGTGGGGCGTGGCCGGCGCCGATCTCATTCATGCCGAGATTGACGCGGCAAACATCAAGATTGCGATGGGGAAGTTTGATGAGGCCGTAAGGGTGCTAAAGGATGTCGCTAAGAAGGTGGAGAAGGACAGCGATGCGCGAGCTCTAGTGTTCATATCGATGGCCAAGGCGCTCGCCAACCAGGAGAAGGTCGGGGACACCAAGAGGTGCTTGCAGATTGCTTGCGACATTCTAGAAAAGAAGGAAGTGTCTGAACCTGACAAGGTGGCCGAAGCGTATCTTGAAGTGTCCTCACTGTACGAGATGGTGAATGAATTTGACAAGGCAATATCTTTGATGAAGAGGAGTTTGGGGATGCTCGAGAGGATCCCTCAATCACAACACTTGGAGGGGAATGTCGCAGCTAAGATTGGATGGTTATTGCTTCTGACAGGGAAGGTGACCGAGTCCATCCCATATTTGGAGGATGCAGTGGAGAGGATGAAAGAAAGTTTTGGGCCGAAGCATTATGGGGTAGGGTATGTGTATAACAACCTGGGGGCTGCGTACATGGAGATGGACCGCCCCCAGTCTGCTGCACAGATGTTTGCACTGGCAAAGGAAGTCATGGATGTTTCCTTAGGGCCTCACCATTCAGATACAATTGAGACCTGCCAGAGCCTCGCCAATGCATACAACACGATGGGAAG CTATGCCCTGGCTATGGAGTTCCAAAAGCGAGTGATTGATTCATGGCGAAACCATGGTCCCAGTGGTGCGGACGAGCTCAGGGAAGCCATTCGTCTCTACGAGCAGATCAAGATAAAGGCCCTAGCATTCATGTCACCTGGTGTTGAAGCAATTGCGTTGCCTGAACCTCAGGAACAGGAAGTCGATTCTGATCCGGCGAAAATCGCACAACAGTAA